The Diceros bicornis minor isolate mBicDic1 chromosome 26, mDicBic1.mat.cur, whole genome shotgun sequence sequence TTGAATTCAGACTGAGGACTCTGGACTCAGAAGGCACTGAGCCCAGGGAATTCTGAAGGAGGATGTGAAGGGGTTAGACCTGTGTTTTGGAAGGGTATTCAGGGAAATAaagccatctggcctgggagagagaCTTGTAGAAAACACAGGAGGGGAGGGTATTGTACAATAGATCTGTGTGAGGTAATGGGGGCCTGAACTGTGGCCTTTGTCCTGGGAACCCAGAGGAGGAAGACAAGGACACTTGGTGTTGatctgggaggagagagacagaggatcaGAGAGGGCACCTTCTCAAGCCTCTTTGCTTGGGGGCAGGGTGTGTcagctctttctttccctccactcAGGAGGGtgttctttcttttcactgacggtagggttgtttgtttttacaaagaacagcatgaaaaaagactACAGTAGAATCCTATCATTTTTATACAGAGAGGAAACAGTACAAATAGGTtaaaaaagcagaggaaaggTCAAAgtcccttttctctccctccaccctccaaggGTCGGGAAGATTGACTGACGGGAGGAGGGGAAATACCCACAgagcaatgaagaaatgaatcCGCTGGTACTGCCAGGAGAAGAGGCCAGCCCGGCTGAAATAAGCTATGACCATGGCCAGGAGATACTgatggaaagagggaaaaaaacacaaaggagAGGTTACATCCTAAGGAGGAAGAGCAGGATAAGGGTGCGGGAGGATGAGGGCAAGTGTCTCTGCTGCTCAGGGAAGAAATCCCCGTGTTGGGTAAGCCTGCTCAGTTGGGGAGGACAGGGGACGTCGGTGGGTCGGAGTTTCTGATGCTCCCCAGACAGCAGGCTCTGCTGGTTTGAAGGCCTGTGCTTAGGACCGCTGGCACAGGAGGGTCTTTGAGAAGCTGGAGCAAAGGGAAGTCCTcaggagctgagaggagagagGACTTAAGGTGGCAACAACCAAAGGGGCACGCCAAGAGCTCAGGTCTCCAAGGATCTGCAGGAAACCACGAGGGCCCCAAAGGGACCTGTTGAGAAGGCGTCAGGTTGGAGAGAGAAGTGAATTGTTGATTCTGAAAGCACTCCCCTGCCCAGGAAAGCTGCGGGACCAGGAAGACATCTGAGTGGGGAACAATCATACCTTGTCAGATAGCAGCAGATCTCTGTCCCAGGCTAGGAATTTTTTAATGACAGGATCCTCTGTGAAGAGACGGCGTTTGTTAGGATGACAACCAGAACAGGGTTGCTTTGGGAAGAGCAAGGAGGAGAACCATGCCTCCCTTGGAGAAGTTTTTGGATTGTGGGCAAGGGGGAGGTTGATGGGAAAAGGGGCAAGCAGACCATTCACTGGGCAAGGAAAGGTGGTGACTGCCTTGTTTGGGGTGGCTGAGTGAGAGGTGGGTGTCCATAACACGTCTCCATGGTTCAGAGCTTACATGACAGTGATGCTCCCTCATCATGCGTGAATGTACCCTGCAGAGACCATAAAGTCATTCAGAGTCATTTTCTCAACTGACAGTCGCATCAGGCTGCAAAGACAGCTTTATTATCTCGCTCACACCCACGAAGGCATTGAGAATCAAAAGGCCAGTAAGAGCTAAGAAGTCTCAGAGGGACAGTTGAAACCAAGATCTCTTATCCCAAGTGCACACCCTTTCCAAGTCTAGCCTAACCCTGTGTCACGTCTAAGTATCCCCAATGGGTGATCAATACGCAGTGTTCCAAGGACAGAGAGCTCAGCAACTGGCAGGGAATTCTTTTCCACTGGAAAAGCGTAGTCATTGGAGGTTTCTTCTGgtttaaaaagaagaataggGTTGAGGGTGCTGTTGGGGGGCTCTTCCTACCGAGCAGTCTGGTGAAGGCCTCGTGGTGCTCTGGCAGCACTGTAGACACCCGCTGTCGCTTCAGTCTCATCTTGAGCCCACAGAGGGACTCCACCACCCAGACGTCCTCAGCCTCAGGGCCTCTCTCCTCGTCTGTCTCCTCGTCTGTCTCGTCCTGGAAGGCTGCTGACCACACCCTCTTGAGGCCAGAGGACTGAGGCAGGGGGCTGGAATCTACCCGGGGGGCTGAGTGAAGAAACCAGGCTACAACTTAAAGCTTTTGTCTTTACAATTAGGACATTGGTCACCCAAGCCCCGCAAATCCCGCCAGACAACCAAACCTCCTCTCCATTCTCTCCAGTCTCAGAGACTGTTGGCCTTCTCCCTAACCATCTTTCCATCCTGCTCCTTCGTTGACATCCATCTGCCCCGTTCATCTTGTCTTTGTTCCCTCACTCTGTCCTCACAACTCCTCCTCATTATAGAGATTTTCTCccatggggggaaaaaaaggaagcctCCACTtgtttcctctcttcccttttctcatgCTTGGATCTCATCTCCTAAGCCTCCTCCCTTGCTCCCCAGGTTTCCCTTCCACGTGTATATCCTTGTCCCCAGCTCCTGTGCTCTCCTTCTCCAATCCCTGGCTTCTGCATCTCTCCTTCTTCCACACACAGCCTACTCAGGTACTCCTTCGTGACTTCTGTTCCCTCTCCTCCTTACTGGTCAACCTCTCAGACCCCTTCCCACTCCAGCTTCTCACCTGATGGTCCTGGGATTTCTTCATTCACTATCACCTCCAGGGGGTACCCTGACGTGCTAGACTGGGGGCTCTGGTGCTCAGGCTGGGGACTCGGTGGACGACTGGTCATGATTTCTCCCAaactctttcttcccttccaagAAACCTAGACCCTGTTCTGTCCAAAGTCCTCTTCTGGATTCTGGCTGAACACAAGCCCGTTATCCCTTCTTCAGGCTgaggagaaggagaagctggGAGTGGAGAAAAGCTCTGAGAAGATGCTGTTGTCCACCTCCGCTGCCAAGCACCACGGAGTTTTGTCCTTCCAATCAGGAAGGTCGGAAGCCTCTGATGTCATCGTCATTCCAACCTGGCAACCAGTTTGAAGGAAAACTCATGTAACTGCCAGACCACTGTGTGTACTTCTGGAGATCAGGGGTAAACCATACCTCCTGCCACTAATCCACCCTCTGACCATCCTCCACAAGCTTCCTGAAGGTGTCCGGATCACTCCTTACCCCTCCCCAGCAGATGCCCTGTTCTCTCCATTCTAAACTTGAAACATGTAaaactctctccctccctcccattcctATTTCAGAGCGTGGtctggtgggagagggaggagagtgacGAGGAGCCTCAGGGTAAGTGGAAATGGGGAGACCTTGCAAGAGTGAGATAAGTATGTAAAGACCACCCCAGGTACACTGACTTGTCAGATTAAAAAGTTACTAAAACACTCAATTTGGCCAAGCTCTTCTGCTCCGTTTTTACCGACACTATGTTCAGGATTCTGTGCTGGGGGACGCACATCCTCTATCCCCAGGCATCTTTGAGTCCAAGAGACATTTTGAGAACCTAAAACCATAGAAAACTGTACatgtgcccacaca is a genomic window containing:
- the LOC131422270 gene encoding speedy protein E4-like produces the protein MTSRPPSPQPEHQSPQSSTSGYPLEVIVNEEIPGPSAPRVDSSPLPQSSGLKRVWSAAFQDETDEETDEERGPEAEDVWVVESLCGLKMRLKRQRVSTVLPEHHEAFTRLLEDPVIKKFLAWDRDLLLSDKYLLAMVIAYFSRAGLFSWQYQRIHFFIALYLANDMEEDNQAPKQAIFSFLYGENRAKRPLFHKLRFQFIRSMGWRMRVSREECEEIQAFDPELWVWGRDRTLLP